Proteins co-encoded in one Opitutus terrae PB90-1 genomic window:
- a CDS encoding SET domain-containing protein: protein MAGSVIHGRGVYARVAIPAGTRVIEYTGERITKAEARRREVQRLARASVGNDGCVTIFELNQRYDLDARDTDSPAKLINHSCAPNCRAENIRGHIWIVARCDIPAGEELTFDYGFPLSEWRLHPCRCGEPSCPGYIVNSGQRWRLRRLLRAEKRRASNSGRGSAVPQVEPAVPAGSQET, encoded by the coding sequence GTGGCCGGCTCGGTCATCCACGGCCGCGGCGTTTACGCGCGGGTCGCGATTCCTGCCGGCACGAGGGTCATCGAATACACGGGCGAACGCATCACGAAGGCGGAAGCACGACGCCGCGAAGTGCAGCGACTCGCCCGCGCGAGTGTCGGCAACGACGGCTGCGTCACGATTTTCGAGCTGAATCAACGCTACGACCTCGACGCCCGCGACACCGACAGTCCGGCCAAGTTGATCAATCATTCCTGTGCGCCGAACTGCCGCGCGGAAAACATCCGCGGCCACATCTGGATCGTCGCGCGCTGCGACATTCCCGCCGGCGAAGAGCTGACGTTCGACTATGGATTTCCCTTATCCGAATGGCGGCTGCATCCGTGTCGCTGCGGCGAGCCGTCTTGCCCCGGCTACATTGTGAACTCGGGCCAGCGCTGGCGACTGCGGCGGCTGCTGCGTGCCGAGAAGCGACGCGCGTCAAATAGCGGACGCGGCTCCGCGGTTCCTCAGGTGGAACCCGCCGTCCCGGCGGGTTCTCAGGAAACGTGA
- a CDS encoding PspC domain-containing protein, giving the protein MNKVITINLNGTAFQLEEAGYDTLRAYLDAAAGKLAGNPDREEILSDIEQAFAEKFRLRLSAHKNVVTTEQVHAAIAEMGPVDFADEAAETTAGGTGADATGSAAASEESAAAADAGAPRRLYRLYPEGAMISGVCNGIGAYFNIDPTFIRLAFIVAAVITFGGAALVYAALVVVVPTAKSDAERSAARGVSFTAQEFVRRAKAGYYEGMKSFPDEGARREWKRKFKRDMRAWGHSVQAEMQQGAQHWRHQWQRAWAERAAYEPGWGIALPFFSLFHAALALVCVLAVVSLLTGRGIFGVDLPASVPTWLGIILVLFAYGMVTLPLKAVRHMFYHQSRYGAPAGPRVFASFWDSVVWLAFVGVLVWLAYRHIPVVNDAFQALPEVFGDMIRAIKDWWHSH; this is encoded by the coding sequence ATGAACAAGGTCATCACGATCAATCTCAACGGCACCGCGTTCCAGCTGGAGGAAGCCGGCTACGACACGCTGCGCGCTTATCTCGACGCGGCGGCGGGCAAACTCGCCGGCAATCCGGACCGCGAAGAGATTCTTTCCGACATCGAGCAGGCGTTTGCCGAAAAATTCCGGCTGCGGCTCTCGGCGCACAAGAACGTCGTGACCACGGAACAGGTGCACGCCGCGATCGCGGAAATGGGTCCCGTCGATTTTGCCGATGAGGCCGCGGAGACGACCGCGGGCGGCACCGGTGCGGACGCCACCGGCTCGGCCGCGGCGAGTGAAGAGAGTGCGGCTGCGGCTGATGCGGGCGCACCGCGGCGGCTTTACCGGCTTTATCCGGAAGGCGCCATGATCAGCGGCGTGTGCAATGGCATCGGCGCCTATTTCAACATCGATCCGACGTTCATCCGGCTGGCGTTCATCGTGGCCGCAGTGATCACGTTCGGCGGGGCCGCACTCGTGTATGCGGCGCTGGTCGTCGTCGTGCCCACGGCGAAATCCGACGCCGAGCGCAGCGCGGCGCGCGGGGTGAGTTTCACGGCCCAGGAGTTCGTCCGCCGCGCGAAGGCGGGGTACTACGAAGGCATGAAGTCGTTTCCGGACGAGGGGGCGCGTCGCGAGTGGAAGCGGAAATTCAAGCGCGATATGCGCGCGTGGGGACACTCGGTGCAGGCGGAAATGCAGCAAGGCGCGCAGCACTGGCGTCATCAATGGCAGCGCGCCTGGGCGGAACGCGCGGCGTATGAGCCGGGCTGGGGCATCGCGCTGCCGTTCTTTTCGCTCTTTCACGCGGCACTCGCGCTCGTGTGTGTGCTCGCCGTGGTCTCGCTGCTGACTGGCCGGGGAATCTTCGGCGTCGATCTGCCCGCGAGCGTCCCAACGTGGCTGGGAATCATCCTGGTTCTCTTCGCCTACGGGATGGTTACGTTGCCGCTGAAGGCGGTGCGTCACATGTTCTACCATCAAAGCCGCTACGGCGCGCCGGCCGGACCGCGCGTGTTTGCGTCGTTTTGGGACAGCGTCGTGTGGCTGGCTTTCGTCGGCGTGCTGGTGTGGCTCGCGTACCGGCACATCCCCGTCGTGAACGACGCCTTTCAGGCGTTGCCGGAGGTGTTCGGCGACATGATTCGCGCGATCAAGGACTGGTGGCACAGTCATTGA
- a CDS encoding PadR family transcriptional regulator, with the protein MSLNDKFLPIRKGLLEFLLLKIIAAEKVYVADILRQLSETEFATQEGTLYPLLSKMRREGLLDYEWKESEAGPPRKYYELTAKGREQLRELTEYWQKISGTVKSLGPR; encoded by the coding sequence GTGAGCCTGAACGACAAATTTCTCCCCATCCGCAAGGGACTCCTCGAGTTCCTCCTGCTGAAGATCATCGCGGCGGAGAAGGTCTACGTCGCCGACATTCTGCGGCAGTTGAGCGAGACCGAGTTCGCGACGCAGGAGGGCACGCTCTATCCGCTGCTCAGCAAGATGCGCCGCGAGGGGCTGCTCGACTACGAATGGAAGGAATCGGAGGCCGGCCCGCCGCGGAAATATTACGAGCTCACCGCCAAGGGCCGGGAACAGCTACGCGAGCTTACTGAGTACTGGCAGAAAATCAGCGGCACCGTGAAGAGCCTCGGCCCGCGTTAA
- a CDS encoding DUF885 domain-containing protein, with translation MTPLSSFQRIRQLTALTTLAVAATAFATPADTAFEKLAGECIEDLLQARPETATQLGDHRFDDRLTDYSPAALAARETSLRKQLAALEQIDAAALTGPNRTDAEILRLELESMLFTLTEEQPHLWNPLSYNDSLATSIYLLTAREFAPAEQRLKSAAKRLEAMPRVIAQIKATLKNPPRVHTETAIQQTAGAIELVRLGLDPLFEQAPAMRAELAPAQEQAIAALNDYKAWLETEVLPNANGDFRLGAERFQKKLRFALGSDMAPDEVVRRAERELETTTDALYATALPLFKKDHATASAAELADRPRVIRAVLDRLAEKHANDETVVARAKEITDAATAFVREKNLVTVPDAPLKVIVLPEFQRGVAIAYCDSPGALEPNGETYFSVSPTPADWTDARRRSFFREYNDYMLHDLAVHEAMPGHYLQLAHSNAFRAPTLVRAVFASGTFIEGWAVYAERVMADAGFGGPEVKMQQLKMRLRAIINAILDNKVHTAGMTEKEALALMMQRGFQEEGEAVGKWRRASQSSTQLSTYFVGAVEHDDLRAAAERKEGAAFDLKRYHDRVLSLGSPGVKYVRRELGW, from the coding sequence ATGACCCCCCTCTCGTCTTTTCAGCGGATCCGTCAATTGACCGCGCTGACCACACTGGCCGTCGCGGCGACGGCGTTCGCCACCCCGGCCGACACGGCCTTCGAGAAACTCGCGGGCGAATGCATCGAAGATCTCCTGCAAGCGCGACCGGAAACGGCGACGCAGCTCGGCGATCACCGCTTTGACGACCGGCTGACCGACTACAGTCCGGCCGCGCTCGCCGCGCGCGAAACCTCGCTGCGAAAGCAACTCGCCGCGCTCGAACAGATCGATGCCGCCGCGCTCACGGGGCCGAACCGGACTGATGCGGAGATCCTGCGGCTCGAGCTGGAATCAATGCTGTTCACGCTGACGGAGGAGCAGCCGCATCTCTGGAATCCGCTCTCTTATAACGACAGTTTGGCGACGAGCATTTACCTGCTCACCGCGCGCGAGTTTGCGCCGGCGGAGCAGCGGTTGAAGAGCGCCGCGAAACGGCTCGAAGCGATGCCGCGCGTGATCGCGCAGATCAAAGCCACGTTGAAAAATCCCCCGCGCGTGCACACCGAGACGGCGATCCAGCAGACGGCCGGTGCCATCGAACTCGTCCGTCTCGGACTCGATCCGCTGTTCGAGCAGGCACCCGCGATGCGCGCCGAGTTGGCGCCGGCGCAGGAACAGGCGATCGCGGCGCTGAACGACTACAAGGCGTGGCTGGAGACGGAAGTCCTGCCGAACGCGAACGGCGATTTCCGGCTCGGCGCGGAACGGTTTCAGAAGAAGCTGCGGTTCGCGCTCGGCTCCGATATGGCGCCGGACGAGGTTGTCCGTCGTGCGGAGCGCGAACTTGAGACGACCACGGATGCGCTCTACGCCACCGCTCTGCCGCTGTTCAAAAAGGATCACGCCACCGCATCGGCCGCCGAGTTGGCGGACCGGCCGCGGGTGATTCGCGCCGTGCTGGACCGGCTAGCCGAGAAGCATGCGAACGACGAGACCGTCGTGGCTCGCGCCAAGGAGATCACCGATGCGGCGACGGCGTTCGTGCGCGAAAAGAACCTCGTGACCGTGCCCGACGCGCCGCTGAAGGTGATCGTGCTGCCGGAATTCCAGCGGGGCGTGGCGATCGCGTATTGCGACTCGCCGGGCGCGCTCGAGCCGAACGGCGAAACGTATTTCTCGGTGTCACCCACGCCCGCGGACTGGACGGACGCGCGGCGGCGGTCGTTTTTCCGCGAGTATAACGATTACATGCTGCACGACCTCGCGGTGCACGAAGCGATGCCCGGCCACTACCTGCAGCTCGCGCATTCGAACGCGTTTCGCGCGCCGACGCTGGTGCGCGCGGTGTTTGCGAGCGGCACGTTCATCGAAGGCTGGGCGGTTTACGCGGAACGCGTCATGGCCGACGCCGGTTTCGGCGGACCAGAGGTGAAGATGCAGCAGCTGAAGATGCGGCTGCGCGCGATCATCAACGCGATTCTGGACAACAAAGTTCATACCGCCGGCATGACCGAAAAGGAGGCGCTGGCGTTGATGATGCAGCGCGGTTTTCAGGAGGAAGGGGAGGCGGTCGGCAAATGGCGGCGCGCCTCTCAGAGTTCCACGCAGCTCTCGACGTATTTCGTCGGCGCGGTCGAGCACGACGACCTGCGCGCGGCGGCCGAGCGGAAGGAAGGCGCCGCATTCGATCTGAAGCGCTATCACGATCGCGTGCTCTCGCTGGGCAGTCCCGGCGTGAAATACGTCCGGCGCGAGTTGGGCTGGTGA
- a CDS encoding DUF362 domain-containing protein, whose protein sequence is MNQSVCTAAALALGLIVAAVRASGNDAGLPRFATASAEVNRPIGAAKGIFRGRVVWVHEPAAVNQACVADAAPGWYARANNEQPVVDGMVSRALQTLTGESTDAAAWAAIFRFHNATRGKGAASYVRGEKVVIKINATSAYHGNFDPVTLRPRMFISETSVGPVLAMLRQLVNVVGVDQRDIYVGDPMKHIYPHLYAVWHGEFPDVHYLDNGGYTALGRETAAPSATATLHYSDRGSVLRTNVWANNYPGDNPVTEDRVYAVFDEAEYLINITMLKGHKRAGVTMFAKNHFGSHTRGDASHLHNGLVAPTEMPNATREGYGLYRVQVDIMGHASLGRKNLLFLMDALWAADHELGVPLRWQMPPFANTYMASIFASLDPVAIESVGYDFLRSEFTTDRVPLAGTFVQMTGVDDYLHQAADSANWPAGLGYDPNGTGVPLASLGVHEHWDSAATKRYSRNLSAAGTGIELVRVSQSAAPGRLANISTRAQCGTDANVTIGGFVITGAAKQVLIRAVGPSLEAQGMARAALLADPLIELHEATRSEVVASNDDWTTNPNAAAIVSTGAELGAAALSSDDTTSSALLLTLPRGVYSIVVRGQAESSGIVLVEIYDADPAGAPGRLANLSTRARCGTGDNVTIGGFVVTGGPKQVLIRAVGPTLATRGLNAFEVLFDPTIELHDARRQNRIVATNDNNADGPYPAELPRIAGALGAGALDANDRRSATLLTTLAPGVYSVVTRGRAATEGVVLIEVFDAD, encoded by the coding sequence ATGAACCAGTCTGTCTGCACAGCCGCCGCGCTCGCGCTGGGCCTGATCGTTGCGGCCGTACGGGCGAGCGGGAATGATGCCGGGCTGCCTCGGTTCGCGACGGCTTCGGCCGAAGTGAATCGGCCGATTGGTGCCGCGAAGGGGATCTTCCGGGGACGCGTGGTCTGGGTGCACGAACCCGCCGCGGTCAACCAAGCCTGCGTCGCCGATGCCGCCCCGGGGTGGTATGCGCGGGCGAACAACGAGCAGCCGGTGGTCGACGGCATGGTTTCGCGCGCGCTGCAGACGCTCACCGGCGAGTCCACGGATGCGGCCGCCTGGGCGGCGATCTTCCGCTTTCACAATGCGACACGCGGCAAGGGCGCGGCGAGCTATGTCCGCGGCGAGAAGGTGGTCATCAAGATCAACGCCACGAGCGCGTATCACGGCAACTTCGATCCCGTCACGCTCCGGCCGCGGATGTTCATCTCGGAAACGTCGGTCGGCCCGGTGCTGGCGATGCTGCGGCAGTTGGTGAACGTCGTCGGTGTGGACCAGCGCGACATCTACGTCGGCGATCCGATGAAGCACATCTACCCGCATCTCTACGCGGTGTGGCATGGCGAATTTCCGGACGTGCACTATCTCGATAACGGCGGCTATACGGCGCTGGGCCGTGAGACCGCGGCGCCGAGTGCCACCGCCACCCTCCATTACTCCGATCGTGGCTCGGTTCTGCGGACGAACGTCTGGGCGAACAACTATCCCGGCGACAACCCCGTGACCGAAGATCGGGTCTATGCGGTGTTCGACGAGGCGGAATACCTCATCAACATTACGATGCTCAAAGGCCACAAGCGCGCCGGCGTGACGATGTTCGCGAAAAACCACTTCGGCTCACACACCCGCGGCGACGCGTCGCACCTGCACAACGGGCTGGTCGCGCCGACCGAGATGCCAAACGCGACCCGCGAGGGCTATGGGCTCTACCGGGTGCAAGTAGACATCATGGGCCATGCCTCGCTCGGTCGGAAGAACCTGCTGTTTCTCATGGATGCGTTGTGGGCTGCAGACCACGAGCTCGGCGTGCCGTTGCGATGGCAGATGCCGCCGTTCGCGAACACCTACATGGCCTCGATCTTCGCGTCGCTGGATCCGGTGGCGATCGAATCGGTCGGCTACGATTTCCTGCGCAGCGAGTTCACGACCGACCGCGTTCCGCTGGCCGGCACGTTTGTTCAGATGACCGGGGTCGACGACTACCTGCACCAGGCGGCCGACTCGGCCAACTGGCCGGCGGGGCTCGGGTATGATCCGAACGGCACCGGTGTGCCGCTGGCCAGCCTGGGCGTTCATGAGCATTGGGACAGCGCGGCGACCAAACGCTATTCGCGCAACCTGTCCGCTGCGGGCACCGGCATCGAACTTGTCCGCGTGTCGCAATCGGCGGCGCCCGGCCGGCTGGCGAACATCTCGACGCGCGCGCAGTGTGGCACGGACGCCAACGTCACCATCGGAGGGTTTGTCATCACGGGCGCAGCGAAGCAGGTGCTCATTCGCGCTGTTGGGCCCAGCCTCGAGGCGCAGGGAATGGCGCGGGCCGCGTTGCTGGCCGATCCGTTGATCGAGCTGCATGAAGCGACGCGCAGTGAAGTGGTCGCGAGCAACGACGACTGGACCACCAACCCGAACGCCGCGGCGATCGTGAGCACGGGTGCCGAGCTCGGCGCCGCCGCGTTGAGCAGCGACGACACGACGTCGTCGGCGCTGTTGCTGACGTTGCCGCGCGGCGTCTACAGCATCGTCGTGCGCGGCCAAGCTGAATCCTCCGGCATCGTGCTCGTGGAAATCTATGACGCAGATCCGGCGGGCGCGCCCGGCCGGCTGGCAAACCTCTCGACGCGCGCGCGGTGCGGCACGGGCGACAACGTCACCATCGGCGGGTTCGTCGTGACCGGCGGGCCGAAGCAGGTGTTGATTCGTGCTGTCGGGCCGACGCTGGCCACGCGCGGGCTCAACGCGTTCGAAGTCCTGTTCGATCCCACGATCGAACTGCACGATGCGCGGCGGCAAAACAGGATCGTCGCGACGAATGACAACAATGCTGACGGTCCTTATCCGGCCGAACTTCCGCGGATCGCGGGGGCGCTCGGCGCGGGCGCGCTCGACGCGAATGACCGTCGCTCCGCAACCTTGCTGACGACGCTCGCGCCCGGGGTCTACAGCGTGGTGACACGCGGGCGCGCTGCGACCGAGGGCGTCGTCCTCATCGAAGTTTTCGACGCCGACTAG
- a CDS encoding response regulator, producing MPAPIRVLIADDHDSLREGLSILLEFEEDIQVVAEARDGREAVEQALIHRPDVVVMDITMPRLDGLQATRQIRQMLLETHVLMISAEDDNTGVEQAIACGALGFICKHTSLMNVPNAIREVDAGNTFFAMTPRRATDTDSESESVVEHVEF from the coding sequence ATGCCTGCCCCGATCAGAGTGTTAATAGCAGACGACCACGATTCGCTCCGTGAAGGTTTGAGTATTCTGCTGGAATTCGAGGAAGACATCCAGGTCGTCGCCGAAGCCCGCGACGGGCGTGAGGCGGTCGAGCAGGCGCTGATTCACCGGCCGGACGTGGTGGTGATGGATATCACCATGCCGCGGCTCGACGGGCTGCAGGCGACGCGCCAAATCAGGCAGATGCTGCTCGAGACGCACGTGCTGATGATTTCGGCGGAGGACGACAACACCGGTGTCGAGCAGGCGATCGCGTGCGGCGCGCTCGGTTTCATCTGCAAGCACACCTCGCTGATGAACGTGCCCAACGCTATCCGCGAGGTGGATGCGGGAAACACCTTCTTCGCGATGACGCCGCGGCGTGCTACCGACACGGACAGCGAATCAGAATCGGTCGTCGAGCACGTCGAGTTCTAG
- the carB gene encoding carbamoyl-phosphate synthase large subunit, with amino-acid sequence MPRRDDIKKVLIIGSGPIIIGQACEFDYSGTQACKALRALGYQIVLVNSNPATIMTDPGTADVTYIEPLTVPSLTEIIAKERPDALLPNLGGQTGLNLSSQLAKAGVLARFGVRIIGVEADAIEKGEDRIIFKETMKRLGIDMPRSAPAFSVEEAEKVATELGYPVVIRPAYTLGGTGGGHVYNVEELRVVASRGLAASMVNQILVEESVLGWEELELEVVRDAKNHLITVCFIENVDAMGVHTGDSYCVAPMLTIEPKLQARLQEYAYRIVESIGVIGGTNVQFAHDPETDRIVVIEINPRTSRSSALASKATGFPIALVSAKLAGGLTLDEIPYWRDGTLEKYIPTGDYVVVKFARFAFEKFRGAQDKLGTQMRAVGEVMSIGKNYKEALQKAIRSLENGRYGLGFAKDFHQRSLDELMAMLTEPNSERQWIMYEALRKGADLDELHRKTHIKRWFIQQMKELVELEEKILTFCGRMLPDDLLAQAKRDGFADKYLAKLLGLPEAEIRARRTAIGIVEAWDAVPVSGVEQASYYYSTYNGPDRVPVSNRKKVMVLGGGPNRIGQGIEFDYCCVHAAWALRDAGYETIMVNCNPETVSTDYDTSDKLYFEPLTIEDVLSIYAKEKPEGVVVQFGGQTPLNIAKELEAAGVKVLGTSPDTIDLAEDRDRFRQMMEKMGIPMPESGMASTFEEARAVAARIGYPVMVRPSFVLGGRAMEVVHDEAMLKDYLARAIDVSPERPILIDRFLENATEAEADALADGTDAFVPAVMEHIEFAGIHSGDSACAIPPVSLPKKHLATIEAYTLRIGRELKVAGVMNIQYAICQDKVYVLEANPRASRTVPLVSKVCAVPMARIATQLMLGTKLKDLHLKQRVIPHVGVKEVVMPFNMFPEVDPVLGPEMRSTGEVLGLAPTFGLAYFKSQEAATPPLPTKGTVFISVVDADKAAILGVACKFQELGFRIKATDGTHTFLQQHGVKSERSFKIHEIKRPNIADEIMSGEIALVINTPVGKASKFDDSYIRKAAIKYKVPYVTTVAAARAAVVGIAESRAGRSEVKSLQAYHAAIR; translated from the coding sequence ATGCCTCGACGCGACGACATCAAGAAGGTCCTCATCATCGGCTCCGGCCCGATCATCATCGGCCAAGCCTGCGAGTTCGACTACTCCGGCACCCAGGCGTGCAAAGCCCTGCGCGCACTCGGTTATCAGATCGTGTTGGTCAACTCCAACCCGGCCACGATCATGACCGATCCCGGCACGGCGGACGTCACCTACATCGAGCCGCTGACGGTCCCGTCGCTCACGGAGATCATCGCGAAGGAACGGCCGGACGCCTTGCTGCCAAATCTCGGCGGCCAGACTGGACTCAATTTGTCGTCGCAGCTCGCGAAAGCCGGCGTGCTCGCGCGCTTCGGCGTGCGGATCATCGGCGTCGAGGCCGATGCGATCGAGAAGGGCGAGGACCGGATCATCTTCAAGGAAACCATGAAACGGCTCGGCATCGACATGCCGCGCAGCGCGCCGGCGTTCTCGGTGGAGGAAGCCGAGAAGGTCGCGACCGAACTCGGCTATCCGGTGGTCATCCGGCCGGCCTACACGCTCGGCGGCACCGGCGGCGGCCACGTTTACAATGTCGAGGAGCTCCGCGTCGTGGCCAGCCGCGGACTCGCGGCCAGCATGGTCAACCAGATCCTGGTCGAAGAATCCGTACTCGGCTGGGAGGAACTCGAGCTTGAGGTGGTCCGCGATGCGAAGAACCACCTGATCACCGTCTGTTTCATCGAGAACGTCGACGCGATGGGCGTGCACACCGGCGACTCCTACTGCGTGGCGCCGATGCTGACGATCGAGCCGAAGCTCCAGGCACGGCTGCAGGAATACGCCTACCGGATCGTCGAATCCATCGGCGTGATCGGCGGCACGAACGTCCAGTTCGCGCACGATCCGGAGACCGATCGCATCGTCGTGATCGAGATCAACCCGCGGACCTCGCGCTCCTCCGCCCTCGCCTCGAAGGCCACCGGGTTTCCCATCGCGCTCGTATCGGCCAAGCTGGCCGGCGGTCTCACGCTCGACGAGATTCCCTACTGGCGCGACGGCACGCTCGAGAAATACATTCCAACCGGTGACTACGTGGTGGTGAAGTTCGCGCGGTTCGCTTTCGAGAAATTCCGCGGCGCCCAGGACAAACTCGGCACGCAGATGCGCGCCGTCGGCGAAGTGATGAGCATCGGCAAGAACTACAAGGAGGCGTTGCAGAAGGCGATCCGCTCCCTCGAGAACGGTCGTTACGGGCTCGGGTTCGCGAAGGACTTCCACCAGCGCTCGCTCGACGAATTGATGGCGATGCTCACCGAGCCGAACAGCGAGCGGCAGTGGATCATGTATGAAGCGCTGCGCAAGGGCGCCGACCTCGACGAACTCCACCGGAAAACCCACATCAAGCGCTGGTTCATCCAGCAGATGAAGGAGCTGGTCGAACTGGAGGAAAAGATCCTCACCTTCTGCGGCCGGATGTTGCCCGACGATCTGCTCGCCCAAGCCAAGCGCGACGGTTTCGCGGACAAATACCTCGCCAAGCTCCTCGGCCTGCCCGAAGCCGAGATCCGCGCCCGGCGCACCGCGATCGGGATCGTCGAAGCGTGGGATGCCGTGCCGGTCAGCGGCGTGGAGCAGGCGTCCTATTACTACTCGACCTACAACGGCCCGGATCGCGTGCCGGTGAGCAATCGGAAAAAAGTCATGGTGCTCGGCGGCGGCCCGAACCGGATCGGCCAGGGCATCGAGTTCGATTACTGCTGCGTGCACGCCGCGTGGGCGCTGCGCGACGCCGGTTACGAGACGATCATGGTCAATTGCAACCCGGAGACCGTCTCCACTGACTACGACACCTCTGACAAGCTCTACTTCGAGCCGCTCACGATCGAGGACGTGCTCAGCATCTACGCGAAGGAGAAACCGGAAGGCGTCGTGGTGCAGTTCGGCGGCCAGACACCGCTCAACATCGCGAAAGAACTGGAAGCCGCCGGCGTGAAAGTGCTCGGCACTTCACCCGACACGATCGATCTCGCCGAGGATCGCGACCGCTTCCGGCAGATGATGGAAAAGATGGGCATCCCGATGCCCGAGTCCGGCATGGCGAGTACGTTCGAGGAAGCCCGCGCGGTGGCCGCACGCATCGGCTACCCGGTCATGGTGCGCCCATCATTCGTCCTCGGCGGACGCGCGATGGAGGTCGTGCACGACGAAGCGATGCTCAAGGACTACCTCGCGCGCGCGATCGACGTCAGCCCGGAACGCCCGATCCTGATCGACCGTTTTCTGGAGAACGCGACCGAGGCCGAGGCCGATGCGCTGGCCGACGGCACCGACGCGTTCGTGCCCGCGGTCATGGAGCACATCGAGTTTGCCGGGATCCACTCCGGCGATTCGGCGTGCGCGATCCCACCGGTTTCGCTGCCAAAAAAACACCTCGCCACGATCGAAGCCTACACGCTGCGCATCGGCCGCGAGCTCAAGGTCGCCGGCGTGATGAACATCCAATACGCAATTTGCCAGGACAAGGTCTACGTCCTCGAGGCGAATCCGCGCGCTTCCCGCACCGTGCCACTCGTCTCCAAGGTCTGCGCCGTGCCGATGGCGCGGATCGCCACGCAGCTGATGCTCGGCACCAAGTTGAAGGATCTGCACCTGAAGCAACGCGTCATCCCGCACGTCGGCGTGAAAGAGGTGGTGATGCCATTCAACATGTTCCCGGAGGTGGATCCGGTGCTCGGACCGGAGATGCGCTCCACGGGTGAAGTGCTCGGCCTCGCGCCGACGTTCGGGCTCGCTTACTTCAAATCGCAGGAAGCCGCCACGCCACCGCTCCCGACGAAAGGAACCGTGTTCATCTCCGTCGTCGACGCCGACAAGGCGGCGATCCTCGGGGTCGCGTGCAAGTTCCAGGAACTCGGTTTCCGGATCAAGGCCACCGACGGCACGCACACGTTCCTGCAGCAGCACGGGGTGAAGAGCGAACGCAGCTTCAAGATCCACGAGATCAAGCGGCCCAACATCGCGGACGAGATCATGAGCGGCGAGATCGCGCTGGTCATCAACACGCCGGTCGGCAAGGCCAGCAAGTTCGACGACAGCTACATCCGCAAAGCGGCGATCAAATACAAGGTGCCGTACGTCACGACGGTCGCCGCGGCGCGGGCCGCGGTGGTCGGGATCGCCGAATCCCGCGCCGGTCGTTCCGAAGTGAAATCGCTGCAGGCCTATCACGCCGCGATTCGGTAG